In Osmerus mordax isolate fOsmMor3 chromosome 23, fOsmMor3.pri, whole genome shotgun sequence, one DNA window encodes the following:
- the LOC136967746 gene encoding complement C1q-like protein 2, producing MVGSIVVLLALSGCLSLGTVQGQRGDLDIGTELDDIRAKLQGLKDLEARLNHTEKELEGQKAKVDRLEKENEEITHRLNATEDEVEKLRNSGTKKGPQVAFSASLSNFGEIYKGPCSDTTLIFKRVFSNIGNGYDQHTGFFKAPVEGLYYFTFSTFGYNTHLVGAVLVKGGVRVVSTYDHVSSDSSDGGSNAVVLELKADEKVSVELWQNARVFDNINGHTTFSGFLLYPLGDRK from the exons ATGGTGGGTAGCATAGTTGTTCTGTTGGCCTTGTCGGGCTGCTTGTCACTGGGGACTGTGCAGGGCCAGAGGGGTGATCTGGACATCGGGACAGAGTTGGATGACATCAGAGCTAAATTACAAGGTTTGAAAGACTTGGAGGCTCGACTGAACCACACAGAGAAGGAACTGGAGGGGCAGAAAGCCAAAGTGGACAGACTGGAGAAAGAGAACGAGG AAATCACACATCGACTCAACGCTACAGAGGATGAAGTTGAAAAGCTGAGAAACAGTGGTACTAAAA AGGGTCCACAGGTGGCCTTCTCTGCGTCTTTGTCCAACTTCGGGGAGATCTACAAAGGACCGTGCAGCGACACAACCCTCATCTTCAAAAGAGTTTTCTCAAACATAGGCAACGGTTATGACCAACATACAG GTTTCTTCAAAGCGCCAGTAGAGGGCCTGTACTACTTTACCTTTAGTACCTTCGGCTACAACACCCACCTGGTCGGCGCCGTCTTGGTGAAAGGTGGGGTTCGCGTGGTGTCCACCTACGATCACGTGTCTTCGGACTCTAGTGACGGAGGAAGCAACGCGGTGGTGCTCGAGCTGAAGGCCGACGAGAAGGTCTCAGTGGAACTGTGGCAGAACGCCAGAGTGTTCGACAACATCAACGGACACACTACCTTCAGCGGATTTCTGCTGTACCCATtgggagacaggaagtag
- the si:ch211-63p21.8 gene encoding kelch-like protein 33, with amino-acid sequence MEMTRGRLPEEWEERWRGEKEQRRRAMKERGEKVAEDDPELRRIVAYNDTRMGLRRRDSEEGRKMKKKNSRASRREGKEEEEERWNEKEEGSEEEENISTYSQDTHARELFQTLEEFRDSSLLTDLTLCTEDGLSFQVHSPVLAAVSSLVHHSLQDGDAEWEKRGGSVNMNRQRQVSMFLGPGVDHVGLAGVLEFAYTGVIAALNTGNVVQIQTAAQVLGVPRVLELCREEEEKMKIGGQKKTEERKISAAEQMEISLQSIRQLWTQRVGCDVVLEVDGTPFYAHRVVLAASSDYFRAMFTSGMKESQQYCVTLPFLVATELEILIGHSYSGSLPLSWGHVFEISCTALQLQFQAALSLCLNFLQQEMDARSCLDVASFAEAYGMMELLEVADDFVLRNFLDVASTAKFLDLPAEKLLDFLRRDGLCAPSELWVFRAVVSWVQADQEARLPQARELMTGVRFPLMTFREFREVRAVNLRMECSSGGGEGGDGEEEVELYGSALREFSISLPGSQNRYRVRKPRDVLVLVGGDQLDLDTGRRVPSKELWFANSLRSGTGLVKEVEWRILGEMPEKARLRHGVAVLGGQLYVVGGGEFYAKDDTLKSAYRYDPQQGSWQRLADMQNHRSNFSLVVRGERLYAIGGDRDISANMDTVEVYSPESDAWSFSRHLHQALSGCAASVLDGEIFISGGFDCRYQCLVSMFLYHPERGTTYLADMNLDRALHCMEVLGGHLYVVGGVCNSQKFYASQLSCEVYDPARDSWSSISPLTVPHVGPASAVLEGKLYVLGGYCQEDYRESKLVHRYDPSSQRWENMGSMPGPNTDIRACVLHLPRHLRL; translated from the exons ATGGAGATGACACGAGGACGCCTGCCCGAGGAATGGGAGGAAcgctggaggggagagaaggagcaaaGAAGAAGAgcgatgaaggagagaggagagaaggtagCGGAGGACGACCCAGAGCTGCGGAGGATCGTTGCCTACAACGACACCAGGATGGGTTTGAGACGGAGGGACAgcgaggaaggaagaaagatgaagaagaagaacagCCGTGCGTCAAGAcgggagggaaaagaggaggaggaggagcggtggaatgagaaggaggaaggttcagaagaggaggaaaacatCTCCACTTACAGCCAAGACACACATGCAAGAGAGCTGTTCCAGACCTTGGAGGAGTTCAGGGACTCCTCTCTACTCACTGACCTGACTCTGTGCACTGAGGATGGGCTGAGCTTCCAGGTTCACTCCCCTGTCCTGGCTGCTGTCAGCTCGCTGGTCCACCACAGTCTGCAGGACGGGGATGCAGagtgggagaagaggggaggatctgttaacatgaacagacagagacaggtgtCGATGTTTCTGGGTCCTGGGGTGGACCATGTAGGGCTGGCAGGGGTGCTGGAGTTTGCCTACACTGGGGTCATAGCAGCTTTGAACACAGGCAATGTGGTCCAGATCCAGACTGCAGCTCAAGTACTGGGAGTTCCCAGAGTTCTGGAGCTctgtagagaggaagaggagaagatgaagataggaggacagaagaagacagaggagaggaagatctcAGCTGCAGAACAGATGGAGATCAGTCTTCAGTCCATCAGACAGCTGTGGACACAGAGAGTAGGCTGTGATGTAGTTCTGGAAGTGGATGGGACTCCATTTTATG CTCACAGAGTTGTCCTGGCTGCCAGTAGTGACTACTTCAGAGCAATGTTCACCAGTGGGATGAAGGAATCCCAGCAGTACTGTGTGACTCTCCCCTTCCTGGTGGCAACCGAGCTGGAGATCCTGATTGGCCACTCCTACAGCGGGTCCCTCCCCCTTAGCTGGGGACATGTCTTTGAGATCAGCTGCACCGCCCTCCAGTTACAATTCCAGGCTGCCCTTTCGCTGTGTCTCAACTTCCTGCAACAGGAAATGGACGCCCGATCCTGCCTGGACGTGGCATCTTTCGCTGAGGCCTACGGGATGATGGAGCTCCTCGAGGTGGCTGATGACTTTGTCCTGAGGAACTTCCTGGACGTGGCGTCCACCGCCAAGTTCCTGGATCTACCTGCGGAGAAGCTCCTAGACTTCCTGCGTAGAGACGGACTCTGTGCTCCTTCGGAGCTGTGGGTCTTCCGGGCGGTGGTGTCGTGGGTGCAGGCCGATCAGGAGGCCAGGCTACCCCAGGCAAGGGAGCTTATGACCGGGGTGCGATTCCCCCTCATGACCTTCCGGGAGTTCAGGGAGGTGCGGGCAGTCAACCTGCGGATGGAGTGCAGCagcggaggaggtgaaggaggagatggggaggaagaggtggaactCTATGGGTCAGCCCTGAGGGAGTTCAGTATCAGTCTGCCTGGGAGTCAGAACCGGTACCGGGTCCGGAAGCCCAGAGATGTCCTGGTTCTGGTGGGTGGGGACCAGCTGGACCTGGACACAGGAAGACGTGTTCCCAGTAAAGAGCTGTGGTTCGCCAACTCACTACGCAGCGGCACAgggctggtgaaggaggtggagTGGAGGATTCTGGGAGAGATGCCTGAGAAGGCGAGGTTAAGACACGGGGTGGCGGTGCTGGGGGGGCAGCTCTATGTGGTCGGGGGGGGTGAATTCTACGCTAAAGACGACACACTGAAGTCAGCTTACAG gtATGACCCACAGCAGGGCAGTTGGCAGAGGCTTGCCGACATGCAGAATCATAGGAGTAACTTCTCATTGGTggttagaggagagagactcTATGCCattggaggagacagagacatcAGCGCCAACATGGACACGGTGGAAGTCTACAGCCCTGAGTCAGACGCctggag cttctccagACATCTGCACCAGGCTCTGAGTGGATGCGCAGCCTCAGTGCTGGACGGTGAGATCTTCATCTCAGGAGGCTTCGACTGCCGCTACCAGTGTCTGGTGTCCATGTTCCTCtaccacccagagagaggaaccACCTACCTGGCCGACATGAACCTGGACAGGGCCCTGCACTGCATGGAGGTTCTGGGTGGCCACCTCTACGTGGTCGGAGGGGTGTGTAATTCTCAGAAGTTCTACGCCAGCCAGCTGTCCTGTGAGGTGTACGACCCTGCGAGGGACTCCTGgagctccatctcccccctgacCGTCCCTCACGTTGGCCCAGCCTCGGCAGTCCTGGAGGGGAAGCTGTACGTGCTGGGAGGGTACTGCCAGGAGGACTACAGGGAGTCCAAGCTGGTGCACCGCTACGATCCCAGCAGCCAGCGCTGGGAGAACATGGGCAGTATGCCGGGACCTAACACTGACATACGAGCCTGTGTTCTCCACCTGCCCCGACACCTAAGACTGTGA